In Prionailurus viverrinus isolate Anna chromosome C2, UM_Priviv_1.0, whole genome shotgun sequence, one DNA window encodes the following:
- the MAP3K13 gene encoding mitogen-activated protein kinase kinase kinase 13 isoform X6, translated as MEYCAHGQLYEVLRAGRKITPRLLVDWSTGIASGMNYLHLHKIIHRDLKSPNVLVTHTDAVKISDFGTSKELSDKSTKMSFAGTVAWMAPEVIRNEPVSEKVDIWSFGVVLWELLTGEIPYKDVDSSAIIWGVGSNSLHLPVPSTCPDGFKILMKQTWQSKPRNRPSFRQTLMHLDIASADVLATPQETYFKSQAEWREEVKKHFEKIKSEGTCIHRLDEELIRRRREELRHALDIREHYERKLERANNLYMELSAIMLQLEMREKELIKREQAVEKKYPGTYKRHPVRPIIHPNAMEKLMKRKGAPHKSGMQTKRPDLLRSEGIPSMEVAPAASPLSGSPKMSTSSSKSRYRSKPRHRRGNSRGSHSDFAAILKNQPVQENSPHPTYVHQAQSQHPSSHHHNPLQQQYQQCPPAVPQSHHPRLNMHGQDIATCANNLRYFGPAAALRSPLSNHAQRQMPGSSPDLISTAMAADCWRSSEPDEGPAGPWGCCQADPYDPCLQCRPERCGSLDIPSAEPVGRRPDLFKSPAHNPLSENAQGSEKMEENEFKGCRSASSLGIPHHVTPPVLPRNTRPLQKSGDDSSEEEEGEVDSEVEFPRRQRPHRCISSCQSYSTFSSENFSVSDGEEGNTSDHSNSPDELADKLEDRLAEKLDDLLSQTPEIPIEISSHSDGLSDKECAVRRVKTQMSLGKLCVEERGYENPMQFEESDCDSSDGECSDATVRTNKHYNSATWNENGTAIWELPGIHLSCIPSFSVCNNNHLRMRVLPWRPVDALWL; from the exons tgttttggtGACTCACACAGATGCAGTAAAAATTTCAGATTTTGGTACATCTAAGGAACTCAGTGACAAAAGTACCAAGATGTCCTTTGCCGGCACAGTCGCGTGGATGGCACCAGAGGTGATACGCAATGAACCTGTCTCTGAAAAAGTCGATATATG GTCTTTTGGAGTGGTGCTTTGGGAGCTGCTGACGGGAGAGATCCCTTACAAAGATGTGGACTCTTCAGCCATCATTTGGGGTGTTGGAAGCAATAGCCTACACCTTCCAGTTCCTTCCACTTGCCCTGATGGATTCAAAATCCTTATGAAACAGACAtg GCAGAGTAAACCTCGCAACCGGCCTTCTTTCCGGCAGACGCTCATGCATTTAGACATCGCTTCTGCTGATGTTCTTGCCACCCCACAAGAAACCTACTTCAAGTCTCAG GCTGAATGGAGAGAAGAGGTGAAAAAACACTTTGAGAAGATCAAAAGTGAGGGAACCTGTATACACCGATTAGATGAAGAACTGATTCGGAGGCGCAGAGAAGAGCTCAG GCATGCTTTGGATATTCGTGAACACTATGAGAGAAAACTTGAGCGGGCTAATAATTTATACATGGAACTGAGTGCCATCATGCTGCAGCTGGAAATGCGGGAGAAGGAGCTCATTAA GCGTGAGCAAGCAGTAGAAAAGAAGTACCCTGGAACTTACAAACGACACCCCGTCCGTCCAATAATCCACCCCAACGCCATGGAGAAACTCATGAAGAGGAAAGGTGCGCCTCATAAATCAGGGATGCAGACCAAACG GCCAGATCTGTTGAGATCTGAAGGTATCCCCAGTATGGAGGTGGCTCCCGCCGCATCCCCTTTGTCTGGAAGTCCCAAAATGTCCACCTCAAGCAGCAAGAGCCGATATCGGAGCAAACCACGCCACCGCCGAGGGAATAGCAGAGGCAGCCATAGTGACTTTGCAGCGATCTTGAAAAACCAGCCAGTGCAAGAAAATTCACCCCATCCCACTTATGTACACCAAGCTCAATCCCAGCACCCTTCTTCCCATCACCATAACCCTCTGCAGCAGCAATACCAGCAATGCCCTCCTGCCGTGCCTCAGAGTCACCATCCCAGACTCAACATGCACGGACAGGACATTGCAACCTGCGCCAACAACCTGAGGTATTTTGGCCCAGCAGCAGCCCTGCGGAGCCCACTCAGCAACCATGCTCAAAGACAGATGCCTGGCTCCAGCCCTGACCTCATCTCCACAGCCATGGCGGCAGATTGCTGGAGAAGTTCTGAGCCTGACGAGGGCCCAGCTGGCCCCTGGGGCTGTTGTCAGGCTGACCCTTATGACCCCTGCCTCCAGTGCAGGCCAGAACGGTGTGGTTCCTTAGACATACCCTCTGCTGAGCCAGTGGGGAGGAGACCCGACCTTTTCAAGTCACCAGCACACAATCCCCTCTCGGAAAATGCCCAGGGttctgagaaaatggaagaaaatgaattcaaagGCTGTAGGTCTGCATCATCCCTTGGCATCCCTCATCACGTCACCCCCCCAGTGCTACCTCGAAACACAAGGCCCCTGCAAAAG AGTGGAGATGACtcctcagaagaagaagaaggggaagtaGATAGTGAAGTTGAATTTCCACGAAGACAGAG GCCCCATCGCTGTATCAGCAGCTGCCAGTCGTATTCAACCTTTAGCTCTGAGAATTTCTCTGTGTCTGATGGAGAGGAGGGAAATACCAGCGACCACTCCAACAGTCCTGATGAGTTAGCGGATAAACTGGAAGACCGCCTGGCTGAGAAGCTAGATGACCTGCTGTCCCAGACGCCAGAGATCCCCATTGAGATATCCTCGCATTCAGATGGGCTCTCTGACAAGGAGTGCGCCGTGCGCCGCGTGAAGACGCAGATGTCTCTGGGCAAGCTGTGTGTGGAGGAACGTGGCTACGAG AATCCTATGCAGTTTGAAGAATCGGACTGTGACTCTTCAGATGGAGAGTGTTCTGATGCCACAGTCAGGACCAATAAACACTACAACTCTGCTACTTG gaatgaaaatggaactgcCATTTGGGAGCTCCCTGGTATTCATCTTAGTTGTATTCCCTCATTTTCTGTGTGCAACAACAATCATCTGAGGATGCGGGTTCTGCCCTGGAGGCCAGTGGATGCACTGTGGCTTTGA